A region of Cucumis melo cultivar AY chromosome 2, USDA_Cmelo_AY_1.0, whole genome shotgun sequence DNA encodes the following proteins:
- the LOC103487288 gene encoding exocyst complex component EXO70B1-like, translating into MAATNTNVSGYDEDRVLATAQQIVKSLNTPKEVREDMLFILSTFDNRLSSIGTMINNDDSNVKNSRLDAAEKVILRWDPSSDQSRRSFNWEDSPEEAAEYLSAVDDILQLLEELSIGSESTDIVDRAENLIQMAMCQLESEFRHILIQSTIPLDAERLYGSIRRVHLSFASHYSEIDDEFESFGEETRSSGRFHERGATIGEDSWVDLIHPDAAVDLSEIADRMIRSGYEKECVQVYSTVRRDALDECLMILGVERLSIEEVQKSDWKFLDEKMKKWIQAVKITVRLILEGEKRLYDQIFNGANESKEVCFNETAKGCVMQLLTFGEAVAIGKRSPEKLFRILDMYDALAGVLRDLEAMVSDEFLISEAHGVLCGLGEAALGTFVEFENAIESENSKKAMQNAEIHPLVRYVMNYVRLLVDYSKTMNSLLEDEEVQGSPNKRDNVDNLQLESTSSPLARRLLMLLSSLESNLMEKAKLYEDVAMQFIFLMNNILYIVKKVKDSELAQLLGDNWLRRHSGQIRQYETSYLRASWSKVLSFLKDEGIGGSTSNASKVALKEKFKNFNASFEEICRVQTAWKVSDAQLRDELIISVSEKVIPAYRSFLGRFKNQLESGRHSGKYIKYTPDDLENSLSDLFEGSPVVSHHLRRKGT; encoded by the coding sequence ATGGCTGCCACTAACACCAATGTCTCCGGCTACGACGAAGATCGGGTCTTGGCCACCGCTCAACAGATCGTTAAGAGCCTCAATACCCCTAAAGAAGTTCGTGAGGATATGCTCTTCATTCTCTCCACTTTTGATAATCGTCTTTCCAGTATTGGTACTATGATCAACAATGACGACTCCAACGTCAAGAACTCTAGGTTAGACGCCGCCGAGAAGGTGATTCTACGTTGGGACCCTAGTTCCGATCAGTCTAGACGGTCGTTTAATTGGGAAGATTCGCCGGAGGAGGCGGCTGAATATTTATCGGCGGTGGATGATATACTTCAGTTACTAGAAGAGCTTTCAATTGGTTCCGAATCAACCGACATCGTAGATCGAGCAGAAAATTTGATCCAAATGGCAATGTGCCAGCTCGAGAGCGAATTTCGCCATATCCTAATTCAGAGCACGATCCCTCTTGACGCCGAGCGGCTTTATGGTTCGATCCGAAGAGTTCATCTCTCATTTGCGTCTCATTACAGTGAAATTGACGACGAATTCGAGAGTTTTGGCGAGGAAACTCGTAGTTCCGGGCGATTTCATGAGCGAGGTGCGACAATTGGAGAAGATTCTTGGGTCGATTTGATCCATCCTGATGCCGCTGTTGATCTTTCGGAGATTGCGGATCGTATGATTCGCTCTGGCTACGAAAAGGAATGTGTTCAAGTCTATAGCACTGTTCGTCGTGATGCTTTAGATGAGTGCTTGATGATTCTTGGCGTCGAACGCCTCAGCATTGAGGAGGTTCAAAAAAGTGATTGGAAATTCTTAgatgagaagatgaagaaatggATTCAGGCTGTCAAGATTACAGTTCGGTTGATTTTGGAAGGTGAGAAGAGGCTGTATGATCAGATTTTCAATGGCGCCAATGAATCCAAGGAGGTTTGTTTTAATGAAACAGCAAAAGGGTGTGTAATGCAGTTGTTGACTTTTGGTGAGGCAGTGGCTATTGGGAAGAGGTCACCGGAGAAGTTGTTCCGAATCTTGGATATGTACGACGCTTTAGCCGGTGTTTTGCGCGACTTGGAAGCCATGGTTTCTGATGAGTTTTTGATCAGTGAAGCACATGGTGTATTGTGTGGACTGGGTGAAGCAGCCTTAGGGACATTTGTTGAGTTTGAGAATGCCATTGAAAGCGAAAATTCGAAGAAAGCAATGCAAAACGCCGAGATTCACCCACTTGTTCGATATGTAATGAATTACGTTAGATTGTTGGTTGATTACAGTAAGACAATGAACTCTCTTTTAGAAGATGAGGAAGTACAAGGCTCGCCAAACAAGAGGGATAACGTCGATAATCTGCAATTGGAAAGTACGTCGTCGCCTTTAGCTCGTAGATTATTAATGCTATTATCGTCTTTGGAATCAAATCTTATGGAAAAAGCCAAGCTCTATGAGGATGTTGCAATGCAGTTCATATTTCTAATGAACAATATACTGTACATAGTGAAAAAAGTGAAAGATTCTGAGCTTGCCCAACTGCTTGGCGATAACTGGCTTCGCAGGCATAGCGGCCAAATTCGCCAATACGAAACGAGTTACCTTAGGGCTTCTTGGAGCAAAGTTTTGTCATTCTTAAAAGATGAAGGTATTGGTGGCAGCACAAGCAATGCCTCAAAGGTAGCATTGAAGGAAAAGTTCAAGAATTTCAATGCAAGTTTTGAGGAAATATGTAGGGTTCAAACAGCTTGGAAGGTATCAGATGCTCAACTCCGCGATGAGCTGATAATATCCGTTTCGGAGAAGGTGATTCCAGCGTATCGCTCCTTCTTAGGAAGGTTTAAAAATCAATTAGAGAGCGGAAGGCATTCGGGGAAGTACATAAAGTACACGCCAGATGATTTAGAGAACTCTCTATCAGATTTGTTTGAAGGATCACCTGTTGTATCACATCATTTGAGAAGAAAGGGTACTTGA